One stretch of Phycisphaerales bacterium DNA includes these proteins:
- a CDS encoding nitrilase-related carbon-nitrogen hydrolase yields the protein MTGLYYAAACQTAFESPKSREEIAVRTDRMCEIVEQTVTGYEPFFDVRLFVFPEFAHTPPCYPDIARLREHLAVELPNEHTRKYEDVCRRWGCYIQTGTFLEIDPNYGSDVLFNTTLLIGPDGVLSKYRKVNPWLPWEVHTSPHDLASYEECVFPVVETPLGKLGVAICYDWLFPETIRQIASNGAEVICRVSAYMDPWGASPPMDWWTLFNRARAAENTAFVVAANQGASMSSYPPFSWPGGSMILDYDGRILQQAEAGPGERVVVAPIAIDVLRQERARRRGHLMNEHLRSEVHTYMQKPVFPAATKEQVIGEST from the coding sequence ATGACCGGGCTCTACTACGCAGCAGCATGCCAGACTGCATTTGAATCACCAAAAAGCAGAGAGGAGATTGCGGTACGTACCGACCGTATGTGTGAGATCGTGGAGCAAACGGTTACGGGCTACGAACCGTTCTTTGATGTGCGGCTCTTTGTTTTTCCGGAATTTGCCCACACCCCGCCTTGTTACCCAGATATTGCTCGTTTGAGAGAGCATCTAGCTGTTGAGTTACCCAACGAGCACACTCGAAAATACGAAGACGTTTGTCGCCGCTGGGGATGCTATATCCAGACAGGTACTTTTCTTGAGATCGATCCCAATTATGGTTCTGATGTGCTTTTCAATACGACGCTTCTGATCGGTCCTGATGGCGTGCTGTCAAAGTATCGAAAAGTAAATCCATGGTTGCCCTGGGAAGTTCATACCAGTCCACATGATCTTGCTTCCTATGAGGAGTGTGTTTTTCCAGTGGTTGAGACACCGCTGGGCAAATTGGGCGTCGCCATTTGTTACGACTGGCTCTTTCCAGAGACCATTCGACAGATTGCATCGAATGGCGCTGAAGTCATATGCCGCGTATCCGCATACATGGATCCTTGGGGCGCATCGCCACCGATGGATTGGTGGACTCTTTTTAATCGAGCAAGAGCTGCTGAAAACACAGCGTTTGTGGTGGCCGCCAATCAAGGCGCATCGATGTCAAGTTACCCGCCTTTTAGTTGGCCTGGCGGCAGCATGATTTTAGATTATGACGGGCGCATCTTGCAGCAGGCAGAGGCAGGTCCGGGCGAGCGTGTTGTGGTGGCACCAATTGCGATTGATGTCTTGCGTCAAGAGAGAGCTCGTCGCCGCGGTCACCTCATGAATGAGCACCTACGTTCAGAGGTTCATACATACATGCAGAAACCAGTCTTCCCAGCCGCAACCAAAGAACAGGTGATCGGAGAATCAACTTGA